The Ananas comosus cultivar F153 linkage group 4, ASM154086v1, whole genome shotgun sequence region TTCGAGATCTGAGGTGGTGGTGACTCGATAGAGGTGAGCTTCCCACGATCctggatcttttttttttttctttctcttttgagGGTTATAGATCTATGTTTTAGCTCACATTTTGTGTATCTTTTGCTGGAATCAGTGGATTATATTTGAAGAGGTTTTTTCTActtaatatttgatttgtttGGTTTCGATCCAGCGTTTTCTCTAGTATTATGAGATCGTGTTAAGTAATCTACGGGGTAGGAGCTGTTTTAGCTGGTTTTCACTTTTTTCGCCCATTTTCTAATGATTTCATATGTTCTTTTCGGATCTGATCTCATGTCTAGGTCGTAATCTGTGTCAGTATCTGGAAACTAAGCTATTACGGAGATCTGCTTTGCATTATTTAATAGAGGTTCTAACGGGGATATAGAATTGTAGAACCTTCTCaggaaaataaaatgttattccCAGATTTTTGGTGATCGATCTTGTTTTTAGGTAGATATATGAGACGGCTAGCTACAGGATCTTGTGATTAGTTTTTGGATCCACATCTTTTTCCTCAAAagatcatgtatatatatgctcGTTGTTGTTCTTATGTAGTTTGGCTTCTCAGAAAATAAGTTGATATTCATGCCTGGGCAACGtaagaaacaaaaattttaaaataaattgtagTAGTATCTATAAAGGATCCAAGCATTAAATAAATCTGtccaattttcaatttttttcaaaaaactctTCAAAAAAGTTCTGATTACCCAGGTGTTGATAGGTTGACCTATTGATGGTCCATTTGCACAATTTGCTGCTGAATTTATCATTATACACCAAATTGAGATAGTTTGTGTCCCAGCATTATGTGAGGGGATGGTGGGTCCAAACAATCGGAAGTTTCCTATACAACCACATTGGATCTATACGAAACGAGGCTTTCAATCAAGGAAGGGATACTAATAGGAATTACACCTAGATTCGTATTAATCTCATACGCATGACTATCCTTATAGTTGTGCTACTTTGGTCTGCCGTAGTTTTAGACTTACAGATACATTTATTTTGCTTTCGAGTATTATACTGGTCAACATATCTTACTTCTTTCACTCTCATTAAATTATTCTATGGATTTTATATACAATGTTCCAATGATTATAGATGCCATAATGAGCTCATGTATtgctgatttaaaaaaaattgatcatgTTTGACAGTTTTTTTACAATGGCTCCACCTCTTGGAATAGCAAGTAAGTCATTTGACTCTGACACGTCACACCCCCCTCTCAATGAGAGAATAATTTCGTCCATGTCAAGGAGGTCGGTTGCAGCACACCCCTGGCATGATCTCGAAATAGGTACTCGATCTTGCTCTTAACACcctatagattttaattttagttatctAATGAAAATATTCATACTCATTGTATTTGACCTATCCATTTCTCTGATgggaatttgaattttggatgCAGGCCCTGGTGCACCGACCATATTCAATTGTGTAAGGACACGTTACTCTATTTACTAGTGAAATATGATCctaatctaaaaatttataaaattgtaaCCACTGATGCTACCATACAACATAATACTTTAATATTTAGATTTGAAAAGTATTGGCCGAAGCCAAAATCACTATTCTTAAAAAGTTGACCACTTAAAGTCGATTTTTGGCGTTGTGGACGATGTCATACATAGACCTGCCTATTTTTAAGTATTGCGATAGCTGAGATTAAAGATTGGATGTCTCTACAGGTGGTGGAAATAGGAAAGGGTAGTAAGGTCAAATATGAACTTGATAAGAAGACCGGACTGATAAAGGTAAGAGCAATGTCTAACTGTTTTCTTTGCTTTGCATTATTACCGTTGTGTCATAATTATCATGTTTCTTTTATGCGTGCAGGTAGACCGTGTGCTGTACTCATCGGTGGTCTATCCCCACAACTATGGGTTCATCCCGCGCACTCTTTGTGAAGATAGTGATCCTATGGACGTCTTGATCATCATGCaggtattttttttatcttaattcagTTTTTGCATCAATGCAATCACTGGATAAGttatattagaaataaatttaatctagaATAAGAGAGGTATAACTTTAGTGATCATAATGATAGATACATATTTTGCATCGCTTTTCTTCACTTTTACTTCAAACTTCTGAGACAGTTTTAACTGATGCTGATTTAACAGGAACCTGTTCTTCCAGGATGTTTTCTTCGGGCCAAAGCTATAGGTCTGATGCCTATGATCGATCAGGTCAACTTTTGTATGAATATAAAGCATGTTATGATAATTTCATTGCTTAACTATTCAAATGAACCAACTTTATTAAGTTGCTACTTGCTAGTTAAATTTGTCTGGGTATAATGGCTTTTCTTTAGAAGATGTTTATGCAGTTCACTACTTTGGTAACAGGGAGAGAAGGATGATAAGATCATTGCTGTTTGTGCGGATGATCCTGAATACAGACATTACACTGACATCAAGGAGCTCCCACCTCACCGCTTGGCTGAAATCAGGCGCTTCTTTGAAGACTGTATCCTTGCATTTAGCTTGCTTTTGAAGTTATCTCCTTTCTTTTAGCTTTGCTTACcatccaaaatattattaagGATGCCCAAAAATCCTGTGATTTGGACCAACCTTCATTTAGCAATGGAAACAAATAGCTGAAACCAGTCATATAACAAATGTATGCCTTTTATAAGCATTCGAGTGTCTGTTGTTTTTGTTAAGTTGTCCTTCACATGGCAATTCAGACAAGAAGAATGAGAACAAAGAAGTTGCAGTGAATGATTTCTTACCAGCGGCCGCTGCCTATGATGCCATACAACACTCCATGTAAGTAACTTACTAGTTAATTTGCTCGTTGCCAACATTGATTTTCATACGAACTGTGCACAATTTGCATGACCTACTGTAATACCAAATATTGGTACGTGatatttggccaaataattcTGTGATGAAAAGTACAGCCTTCTCTAGATAGTTTTAAAGGGAAATTACGTAGAAGGCCCCAAAAATGGGGCCAAATTTCTTCCTCCATAGTTTAATTCATCTGTATCAATGTAtggctcaaatttttaattattcaatcaAGTATTGCTGCGTACTTTTGTCCACAAGACCAGTGTCTCCACaatcattaaaaaattttcttcttgAAATCCTAATTGAAGATCGTACAACTGAAAAACAGGTATCCCTACACCTTTATCTGTAATACAAACTTGACTATTTTTCTTGAAACTCTCTGCATGATTGTGTATGGCAGATTATTTGTCACCTTAATGCCCCAATTAAAAGCTGTCCAGAATGCTACGCAGTTTAATTTAATGTTTGAGCCATCAATTGAGATAAAGTATGATTGGTTTAATGTAAAATCTAACTTTCTACATTATTTTCCGCGTGATTGCCGCTGAAAGCAACTAGTTATCTAATGGTGATTATGTATAACATGTGCTGATTACATGTTTCACGTAATTTGTTTATTGTCCTTTCAATCTTTCTAGGGATCTTTATGCAACTTATATAGTGGAGAGCCTGAGGCGGTAGGAGGCATTGTCCAAGTATTCAGGAATCTGTTGGCGGTGTGTTTTTTCAAGGATCTTCATAGAGCTATCTCGCATACATGCAGATTACTGTTATATTGCACACTTATAtgactatatattattaaatgatatatttaatCAAGGTCTAATACCTTCCCCCCCTACccctcaaaagaaaaagaggaaaaaaagaaagaaagagaaactaCACAGGTTATCTTGAGGAAAAGTTCCATTTCAGTTGTAAAAGCTTAAATGCTATGTTGTTGTTCTTCTATGGTATCTATGGTaatgaaatttgagtttgagttTTTATAGTTCATATTTCTACTTTCCAAGCATTTATTAGCAGTTCAACAATGCTAATTTGTTTTCTCCTTGACACTTGCAATATTACGTTTGTATGTTTTACCACTTGAAACAAAGCCACCTTGGTTACTCTGTTACCTTTGCCTTGTGACTTAGTCTTCTACACCCTGCTTATTCATTTCACTTATTACTGAGTGAGACTGAGTGGTAATTTGTGAAGCGATCGTTGCTCTGAATTTTTCTTCTATTCAACTGCTAATGAGTCCTAATGCTCTTTCAAATGGTGGGAAAAACATGAAAATAAAAGCTTAAATAAAATTGCTGGGTAATGGAAGAGTGGGAACAATTGACATGCAATCTCAATGTGttacataatataattcaaCACCACACTGAGAAATGACGTCAGAAACCATAGCAAACAAACACTTTCTGTACATCTCTcccagggaaaaaaaaaaaaaaaaaaaatccatcaaaagcAGGCCCTTATTAAGTAGAAACTAGAGAAGGGCCAAGTTGGCCTACAATTTTTATTGGGCTATTCGTCTGTTACGGCACTTTGCACACTCAGTCCACTCCATCTTTACATCCCGACCGCCCAACTTGACACCCAGGACGTGAAATCTAACCGTCAATAACGCGCCACATCATCAATCCGAACCAAAATCCATCCTCCAATCCGCTTCCACCGCATTTCCCTTTATATGCACTACCACCCCTCTCTCGTATACTCCATCCTCAACAAGAATTTGCTCGCTCTTTTCCTTTCCGCCCATCCTCATCAtcttcctcactctctctctctcgctctcccccaATCCTTGATCTCGCCTCCCATGGCGCCCAAAGGTGAGAAGAAACCCGCGGAGAAGAAGCCCGCGGCGTCCGATAAGGCcggggaggagaaggagaagaaggcggCGGAGAAGGCCCCCGCGGAGAAGAAGCCGAGGGCGGAGAAGCGCTTgccctcgtcgtcgtcggcgaagGAGGGGGGCGACGCGAAGggtaagaggaagaagaaggcgaaGAAGGGGACGGAGACGTACAAGATCTACATCTTCAAGGTGCTGAAGCAGGTCCACCCCGACATCGGCATCTCGAGCAAGGCCATGAGCATCATGAACTCCTTCATCAATGACATCTTCGAGAAGCTCGCCCAGGAGTCCTCTCGCCTCGCCCGCTATAACAAGAAGCCCACCGTCACCTCCCGCGAGATCCAAACCTCCGTGCGCCTCGTCCTCCCCGGCGAGCTCGCCAAGCACGCCGTCTCCGAGGGCACCAAGGCCGTCACCAAGTTCACGAGCTCCTAGGGCTTCGATCCTCTTCGCTGCAATGTAATTCTTAGGGTTGTTTCTGATAGGGTTAGATTGCTAGGGTTTTGTGATCTATTTTTTGTAATGagtttttgctttttttgtttttgctggAATTTCAAATTGAACGCCCAATCCATCAGTTTCGGGGTTCTTTTATTAGGGTTTTTCGCTGGATCATCGCAAGTAACTTTATTCTGTTGATATGTACGGCTGGATCTGTTTGATTACGTGGATCGACGGATCTGATTCGTCTGTATGTTATGTAgcatatttgattatatataaggTATTCTACCCCGCAggttatttctttttatatagaaTAGAACTCCTATTGCTATTTGGCGAACGAgtattctagggttttggaacgGTGGGATGTGGACCATGGCAGCGGGGAGGGTTAGGAGCCAAGTTTCTCGAGGATTTCTCAATCGAAGGGAGTTTGGCTCGGAGATATTTGTTAGTAGTAAGTCATCTTCCTTTTCTCCTACTGCTTTTTATGTAGATAAGTTCATCTGGTAtatgggatttatttgtggtcATTTGTGACCAACTTTGAATTGTGTAGTGAAGaaactgtttctcctcttttttttcctaattagTTTCTTCttcatattaattttgtttaatttgctcTTGAAGTGTTGTCCTGAGTAGAGTAATTTGACTAATTTGTCGTAGTGAATGCTATAGTTTTGTGGTGATTCCTAAGCAATAGTCCAACTCTGAAGGTAGGCTATAATAAAGTTATATTTGATTTGACTTGTGCAAGGGTTATCATTTTATACAACGGAGGAGGAGTTCCGAAAAGCCTTTGCGCCATTTGGAACCATTGAAGaaggtagtgaataaaatttcttACTGCTATTGTAGAATATTATCCCAGTTGTTTAGAGCAAGGGGTTTAGTCTGATGACTTAGTTTTGGTCTTCCTCTTTGTAGCGAGGCTAATTAGAGATGCAAGAACCCAAAGACCGAAAGGGTATGGCTTTGTTCTGTATGCATCTGAAGCTGAAGCGCAGAAGGCAATAAAGGCCATGGATGGAAGGGTATGTATATTGTTAGATAATACAGTACTTTGAAAGAGATTGCGTCTTCATCCTCAAAATAGGCAAATATACTGTTGGAAGCTTTTTGATTCTTCAAAATGTTTTTATTGCCACTATGAAAGAGGGTTTTTCTTGCATCAGTTGAGCTGTTTTATTTTGAGCCACATGTTCGACATCATTTTTTGTGTTCCACTTTTTTAAGTTGTTGGAATTGTATGACAATATGAATATACAACTTTCCATTGTGGGAGAGAGGAAGAATGGCATCAGAGCAATGGAGAGGAGAATTAGTCCAGTTGAACGGAGTTGAGGCattcattttatataattataggGCACCGACTGAATGCCAATCACTTTTGGATGTTTAGATTGCTTTTAGAAGTAGCAAGTACATATTTCATCCAATGATGCTATGTGCCGATCCTATATGATTTACCCGCCTCTTATATGAGtgaattttcaagttttaaGGGAGTATTGAGATGCAAAATGATGGTAGTGGTCTTTCCCTACAACAGACCTTTTGCTACCTAAATTATAACCTATTCAAGTATTTTGATGTTCCGCTTGTTTCTTCCAAACAAGTGTCCAGGTGTTAATATGCAGTTTATTTAGAGAGTAGTTGTTATTACTGTTGACAGGTGATTGGTGGAAGGCTAATTTTTGTCGAAGCTGCAAAGCCAAAATCTGAGTGAGGTAAGCCATTAATTTCTATCACATCTTTAGATCTTTATTTCTATAGACGGCAACTATTTTTCGTATAAATGTTGGATATATACACTTCTACAAGTGCTATATACGAAATATATTGAATATAATGAGCGTGCCTTTTGTATTTCATCAAATGTTACATTCTAATTCGGTGAAAGAAAAATACAAGACCCAATCAGCTTGGTTGTGGTCCGGAAGTTCACATTATTTTGGATCTATTAGTTCACATTATTTTCTAacctattttattttgataaattactATGCAATAGGCTGGAGTATAGTAGGAATTATGTTTTGTCATTTTTGTGTGTTTAGATATACACATGTTAGGAGAAGGCAGTGTAGGAGTATGTTTTTTCATTTGTATGCTTTATGTTTTTGAGTCTTTCCTTGGTAATTTACTTGTTGCATTGTGGTGTAATATCAGGTATGGTTTTTAAATGGAATTATTAATTCCCCCGTTTGATTTTGCCATTTGGTGGTAACATTAGCAGTTTTCACACACTAGTTCGCACACATTGCAATATGATTTACACAGAGATTTAACTGCCATGCTAAACCAGAGTTATTTATGGtgtcaatgtttttttttttcgttgctGGGTTTGACCAGAATAGTCCATTGTAGGAAGAACTTAGGAAGTTTTATTGATGGGGTGTGAGTTTGTAATCTTGATTGCCTTTCCTTGCAGTGCCTCGTGGAGCTGAGAATGTCTGTGAGGTTCTTAAAGAGGCAGAACATGACTGCAATTGTTTGTTTGGAGATCCCCATCCTTCAGTCAAGATGAGAATGTTTGTTTGATGGTCATATTAGTACTCGTAAGCTTTAAATCAAATGATGAATGGATGGTGCAGTCCATTGACAAATCAATGAAAAGCCATCGCGGCAATTAATTGGTTCCTGTTTGGTGGTTTGGTTCTTGCATTgttggtttggtggttggtttaaCATTTTGCCCATCGGCAATTGCATAGCCATTATGAAATCGCCGTTTGTTTTGGTAACATTCTGTCCTGGTCACTTTGCGATCGCATGTTCTGTGCATGCTCTGAATAACAACATTATATTGCTTATTAAAAATCATCCGAACTTGCTTATGTAGTTAGCTCATAATCACACAAACAAGCTCTTACAAGTCCTTTAACCATTCAAAAGTTTGtcattagttaaaatttttggcGGCTTCTCCGGTTGGCCAACTACAACCCTAATTCCAACCTACTTATATCGGTGGACCAGTTCTAGCAAGTAAATTTTCCAAACAAATAGCATGATGGAACAACTGCTCAAACACCTTAGAATTTTATCAGCTCCTGTGGATAAAACGAAGAATTGCTCACGGGAATGCAATGGTGAATGCGATGCTCAAACATCAGAGCAGCTACTAGCAATCTAAAACAGTTTTTCATCCTTTGTCGGCGTAATGAACGCGAATCTTTCTCCCATCAAGCAACTGTAACATAACACCATAATGGCGACTCATTTATAACATGTAAATATGCAGAGTTAAATCATTCGAACATATTAAAACTCTGCAAGTAGAAACCTTTAATGAGTACCTGACCATCCATCTTCTGCAGGGCTGCTGTTGCTACACTTTCAGAAGAAAATTCAACAAACCCAAATCCCTTTGATTTCCCCGTGGTCGGATGACATATTACTCTCACTGTCACATATGTTTACACCGCGAAAACTAAGATTAGATTATTATAAAACTATTACACACAAAAAGCATAACTCTTAAGAGGTATCAGCAACCTTCTATGATATCACCATGCTGGGAGAAAGCATCTTTCAAAGCAGCTTCATTGGTATCATAAGAGAGCCCTGAGAAACAGTAGGAAGCGTATTACTTACAAGCACGTAGGATTAGCGCTATATATGATGAAAACATGGAGATGGATAAAATCCATGTCGAATTAATAGATAGAGAAGGCAAAAGGGAATCACGATATCAATAAACAAGACAATAAAGCTGAAGCTCGAGGCTCACTAGCCAATTAAGATTAGATAAAAATTGGACAGAGATGAtgtaaaaaataagagaaacaGTACTAAACTCACCTCCCACAAATAGCTTGTTACAAATACTCCGCACAAAGATGCTCCTCGCCGCGATCGAACCCAAACTCGAGAGCTCCTTCCCTCTCCATCCCCTCATACTCGCGTGCCCTAGACACCCATCGACGAAACTCCCCCTTCGACAATTTTAACACCGCCCCTAAACCATAccgaaattaccaaaataccacTCCCTCGGTAAAAAGTAAAAATCCCCCCACCAACCCACCCACCCAAAATTCAAATTCCCGCCATTTTCAATCACAGTACGAACCCATgcataataaattcaaaaaatataatacttcaacaaataaaaaagagagaaaaacacgAAACTCAGAAGCTCCATTTctctttaaatttaaacatagTAGTTCACTACAAGTTCATaccagcacaaaaaaaaaaaaacactaatctTAAAACCCTAATAGCTTGTCCGATCGATCTAAGCCTTTTTGGGGGATTTGGTAGCGGCGGATTTCGACGGCGATTTGGGCTCCTTCGTGGCCTTCTCCGACGACTTTTTCGGAAGCAAGACCGGGTTTATGTTCGGTAGAACCCCTCCGTGCGCGATCGTCACCCCCGCGAGGAGCTTCCCCAGCTCCTCGTCGTTCCGAATCGCGAGCAACACGTGGCGCGGTATGATCCGGTTCTTCTTGTTGTCCCTCGCCGCGTTCCCCGCAAGCTCCAAAACCTAaaaatcaaagagagagagagagagagagagagagagagagagagagagaagaggtaaGAGACCGTGGACCGCGGTCTAGGAGGGTCTACGGAAGATGCGCTGGACCGGGTGTAGGGAAGTGGTTGTTACCTCGGCGGCGAGGTATTCGAGGACCGCGGCGAGGTAAACGGGGGCGCCCGTTCCGACACGCTGTGCGTATCGGCCCTTTTTGAGGAATCGGCCGATACGGCCCACGGGGAACTGTAGACCGGCCTTAATGGACCGCGACACGGGCTTCTTCTTCGGTCCACCGCCCCCTCTCCTCCCCCCCGCGCCCTTCTTCACCTTTCCTCCCCCCGCTTCCATTTTCGCCCGTTACGTAGTACTCGTATCGTAACGTATCGGAGTTTCGGAAGAGAGGTGGTAGCGGTAGAGGGGCAGTGGCGCTGCGTTGGGTGGGTTATATAGTGGCGTGCGGGGTGGAATTGAGGGGTTCTGGGCCGTCGGATGGTTGGGAAATAGACGGCTGGGAAGCTGGTGATGGCGATCCGTGGGAGAGTGGAATGGACCAATGACGAGAAGGGATGTTTTGGATTTGTTATTAAAGAATGGGATATTTGCTTTGACACGTGTTCAAAGAGACCGGACAAGTTCCCCTGGCATAGGTCAAATATTTTGTCAACACTATTAAGTGCATCAAGAGTATTAATAAGTGTTACTTTAATTTTTCAGTTATTTTTAAGCAATCATGAAAATATCTAAAGCTCAAAttctcaaattaaatatttttttcatcatttttagtgaaaaaataaaacataatctCCAATGCTAGTTAATACTTGAATAAGGTTCGGTGTTCGAGTTTGGCCCAACAATATTACAGGGGGTTAAGATACCGTACTTAGTAATAGCTATCAAGTTTAGTATTTCAATtttatatgttaaatataaaaatattattttttaccggtttaaatttttagaatataatagatattttaCATGGTATGAGAGTTGAATATCAGTCGAAAGTGTGAAAACTAAGTGATATGAGGGATAAAGTGCTATACCAATGAATTTGGTAcaagccacctcttgaacccttATGAACTATATCTAAAATTTCACATCGTCTGATAATTATATGATCTGATTTGGACCTGACGAGTACGTTAGAGTCTAATTTTGTGATTTGATTTGGACCTAACGAGAAAGTCATGGTCTAAATAGAAGAGAGTTTGTAACGCCTATTCCCATATTGGatggaaaaataattctaatcGGTATATATGACTATATGAGACCCTCGCATTACTAATAATAACCgagcttaaatattttaagcCGATAATTTCGGCCTAATGAGTTAATATTACTAGTGGGTTGGATCGGTATGACAAGGTTAACGAGGCAAATCTTAATTGTGCAGTAATCTTAGACTACGTGTGACTACCCTGACGAGAATGTCAGAACCTAAACAGAGTATATAAGAGGATGTCAGGCTCTAAATATGAGTATATAAAAGACTATAGattttagtaataataactaatattaaatttttagggtacaacgattatttcatatagtatcagagcaaaagATGCTAACTTCGAGTCACGTCGAGCCAACATTGAATTATGTATAATTTGGCGCTGTTAACATGCACGACCAAGCTCGTAACAATGTCACCATAATAGAGTTCCAATTTTGGAGTCCATTTTCAACCTTTCCCCTTACCCAACCTTCCTCTCTGAGATTTTGTTGGGTTTTTTCTATGGTTTAAGAGAGTTCTCGGTATTCTGTATTTTCGATTCATGAAGCTCTGGTAAAACAGTGATCcatgaatttgaatttgctCCTTAATAAGAAAGCAAACTCAAGATCAGGAATTGTAAGCAAGTTCTTGACCTTTTTCCTCAGATTTCGTATTTTGACAAAAAATGAAATCAACGACCGTCTCTAGTACAAGTGACAAAAGAATTTTGTGGTTGATATTCAAGACCAAAGTTCGAATCATAactaattcatatttttagttaatcttatttttaaatgaaataaacgaaacggatagcatgttaCGTTTTTTCGACTTCTGATTTCATCACACAATCCAAACAAATGTTCGAACGGACTTCGGATTTCGCGAGTTCTTGCGTGAATTCGACCCATCAAAACACCCGACA contains the following coding sequences:
- the LOC109708902 gene encoding glycine-rich RNA-binding protein 4, mitochondrial-like, with translation MWTMAAGRVRSQVSRGFLNRREFGSEIFVSRLSFYTTEEEFRKAFAPFGTIEEARLIRDARTQRPKGYGFVLYASEAEAQKAIKAMDGRVIGGRLIFVEAAKPKSE
- the LOC109708898 gene encoding histone H2A-like, which gives rise to MEAGGGKVKKGAGGRRGGGGPKKKPVSRSIKAGLQFPVGRIGRFLKKGRYAQRVGTGAPVYLAAVLEYLAAEVLELAGNAARDNKKNRIIPRHVLLAIRNDEELGKLLAGVTIAHGGVLPNINPVLLPKKSSEKATKEPKSPSKSAATKSPKKA
- the LOC109708903 gene encoding glycine-rich RNA-binding protein 2, mitochondrial gives rise to the protein MRGWRGKELSSLGSIAARSIFVRSICNKLFVGGLSYDTNEAALKDAFSQHGDIIEVRVICHPTTGKSKGFGFVEFSSESVATAALQKMDGQLLDGRKIRVHYADKG
- the LOC109708895 gene encoding soluble inorganic pyrophosphatase 4, translated to MAPPLGIASKSFDSDTSHPPLNERIISSMSRRSVAAHPWHDLEIGPGAPTIFNCVVEIGKGSKVKYELDKKTGLIKVDRVLYSSVVYPHNYGFIPRTLCEDSDPMDVLIIMQEPVLPGCFLRAKAIGLMPMIDQGEKDDKIIAVCADDPEYRHYTDIKELPPHRLAEIRRFFEDYKKNENKEVAVNDFLPAAAAYDAIQHSMDLYATYIVESLRR
- the LOC109708899 gene encoding probable histone H2B.1 (The sequence of the model RefSeq protein was modified relative to this genomic sequence to represent the inferred CDS: added 24 bases not found in genome assembly) — its product is MAPKGEKKPAEKKPAASDKAGEEKEKKAAEKAPAEKKPRAEKRLPSSSSAKEGGDAKGKRKKKAKKGTETYKIYIFKVLKQVHPDIGISSKAMSIMNSFINDIFEKLAQESSRLARYNKKPTVTSREIQTSVRLVLPGELAKHAVSEGTKAVTKFTSS